One genomic window of Cryptococcus neoformans var. neoformans JEC21 chromosome 13 sequence includes the following:
- a CDS encoding Aspartate aminotransferase, mitochondrial precursor, putative has protein sequence MLPRLGAIQSTTHPFFFTTTKMLVHSSKYLLARSAAISKVLPAVAARRAGSTWTNVPAGPPDPILGVTEKFKADKSPKKINLGVGAYRDGSGKPYVLPTVRKAEKILAEAMQDKEYLPITGLSDFTKLAAELAYGKDSKPLVENRLAITQSISGTGALRIGTAFLARWFPGAKSIYLPTPTWGNHIPIAKDSGLEVKQYKYFDKKTVGLDFEGMKADIKAAPEGSIVLLHACAHNPTGIDPTEAQWKELSDIVKEKKHFPFFDMAYQGFASGDTLKDAFAVRYFVEQGHQLLLCQSFAKNMGLYGERAGAISFVCESPEEKARVDSQLKIIIRPMYSNPPVHGARLVSTILGSPELTKEWLVEVKGMADRIIEMRERLYNKLVELDTPGEWGHIKSQIGMFSFTGLKPEQVDKLAEKASIYLTRDGRISMAGLNSNNVDYFAESVSKAVKGTL, from the exons ATGTTACCCCGACTAGGTGCGATACAATCAACTActcatcccttcttcttcacaacCACAAAAATGCTTGTTCACTCCTCGAAATATCTCCTTGCCCGGTCCGCTGCCATCTCCAAGGTTCTCCCCGCCGTCGCTGCCAGACGAGCCGGCTCTACTTGGACTAACGTCCCTGCTGG TCCTCCTGACCCTATCCTTGGTGTTACTGAAAAGTTCAAGGCCGACAAGTCtcccaagaagatcaaTCTTGGTGTCG GTGCTTAC CGAGATGGTTCGGGCAAGCCTTACGTCCTTCCTACCGTAAGGAAAGCCGAGAAGATCCTCGCCGAAGCTATGCAGGACAAGGAATACCTTCCCATCACCGGTCTCTCTGACTTTACTAAGCTCGCTGCCGAGCTCGCGTATGGCAAGGACTCTAAGCCGCTCGTCGAGAATCGA CTTGCAATCACCCAGTCTATCTCCGGTACTGGTGCTCTCCGAATCGGTACTGCCTTCCTTGCCAGGTGGTTCCCCGGCGCAAAGTCCATATATCTTCCCACTCCTACTTGGGGTAATCATATTCCCATTGCTAAGGACTCTGGTTTGGAGGTCAAGCAGTACAA ATACTTTGACAAAAAAACCGTCGGCCTTGACTTTGAAGGTATGAAGGCCGACATTAAG GCCGCTCCTGAGGGCTCCatcgtccttctccacGCTTGTGCACAC AACCCCACTGGTATCGACCCTACCGAGGCTCAGTGGAAGGAGCTTTCTGATATtgtcaaggagaagaagcatttccccttctttgacATG GCCTACCAAGGCTTTGCCTCTGGTGACACACTCAAGGACGCTTTCGCCGTCCGATATTTCGTCGAGCAGGGTCACCAGCTCTTGCTTTGTCAATCTTTTGCCAAG AACATGGGTCTATATGGTGAAAGAGCTGGGGCCATCTCTTTCGTCTGTGAAAGCCccgaggagaaggccaGGGTCGATTCTCAGTTGAAGATTATCATTCGACCTATGTACTCCAACCCTCCCGTTCA CGGCGCGCGTCTCGTCTCTACTATTCTTGGCTCCCCCGAGCTCACCAAGGAATGGCTCGTCGAAGTCAAGGGCATGGCCGACCGTATCATCGAGATGCGTGAGCGTCTTTACAACAAGCTCGTCGAGCTTGATACCCCTGGAGAGTGGGGCCACATCAAGTCTCAGATTGGCATGTTCTCATTCACCGGTCTCAAGCCCGAGCAAGTCGATAAGCTTGCGGAGAAGGCGTCTATCTACTTGACCAGGGACGGACGTATTTCCATGGCAGGATTAAACTCTAACAACGTTGAT TACTTCGCCGAGAGCGTTAGCAAGGCTGTTAAGGGTACACTTTAA
- a CDS encoding ribosomal protein L13, putative has protein sequence MVKHNNQLPKNHFHKDWQRRVKTWFDQPGKKKSRRVARSKKALASGAAPLQRLRPAVRCPSQRYNIRVREGRGFTTSELKLAGIRRKEALSLGISVDPRRRSKSEEGQKLNVERLKEYKSRLVVFPKKAGKPKAGDATGDALTAHITRDSIPLPASYTAEAPRAITDEEKETNAFTTLRLARAAQRNEGQRKKRLAEKEAAEKTK, from the exons ATGGTCAAGCACAACAACCAGCTACCAAAGAACCACTTCCACAAGGACTGGCAGAGGCGTGTCAAGACCTGG TTCGACCAGCccggcaagaagaagtctCGACGAGTTGCAAGGAGCAAGAAGGCCCTCGCCTCTGGCGCTGCCCCCCTCCAGCGACTCCGACCCGCTGTCCGATGCCCCTCCCAGAGGTACAACATCCGTGTTAGGG AGGGCCGTGGTTTCACCACCTCTGAGCTCAAGCTCGCTGGTatcaggaggaaggaggctTTGTCCCTCGGTATCTCCGTCGACCCCCGACGAAGGTCCAAGTCTGAGGAGGGCCAGAAGCTCAACGTTGAGAGGCTCAAGGAGTACAAGTCTAGGTTGGTCGTCTTCCCCAAGAAGGCTGGCAAGCCCAAGGCTGGTGACGCAACC GGTGACGCCCTCACCGCTCACATCACCCGTGACTCTATCCCTCTCCCCGCCTCTTACACCGCCGAGGCTCCTCGTGCCATTAccgacgaggagaaggagaccAACGCTTTCACCACCCTCCGTCTTGCTCGTGCTGCTCAGAGGAATGAAGgtcagaggaagaagaggctcgctgag
- a CDS encoding ER to Golgi transport-related protein, putative, with the protein MAPRTRYAIDPSLTGHPQVPAPQQQQWPQPEYIQAAQPGYQPERYQQQAHLDPNSMPQLHNVPEKDLRPSGPYAPTQSSYHAIHPSQQLQPKQQQQEMQSPRATPPPNHIPPPPHSSGPTMSGMRVRIDPSQVPNPIEAQELDQNLYEDEDFLSCQTRGLIPLVGTDYRGVDQGNSLPRHLRATLPCVPSNGQLLDTTALPFGILVQPFAPLRYDEAPVPCVSSWVSGQSAFDPPAFKGETWGAEGEGDEQGPPRCDKCRGYINPWIRFVDGGRKWTCNLCGVLNEVPPQYFCHLAPNGQRLDHAERPELQFGTVDFPVPPSYWALQPPSGSLLDSIDSDALASTAHDLLGGLQASLGQSQPHIPTGKEQREKEKEKEKERKKFRKPIALSRVFVLDVSAHAGENGVARQVCERIRKAIYGSKESGNVEEELLGEGQRIGFVSVGETVSFWNLSSHLHAPSQAVVSDLDDMFIPFTAGFLVDPQESRAQIEHLLELLPNLAEQGREGGRVAAGSAIVGALAGLKHTGGQINLFLTSLTTHGLGTLTTRENPDYYNTDKERTLFTPSQWYLTTADQLAEAGVGVNLFLFPSAYTDIASLGALAAGTGGETFFHPRFDVVRDREKIHSELLQVLTRETAYNATVRVRCSNGLRVSDHLGNFYQRSLTDLEYATIDSAKSFTAVLKHEHRLDDRQPAFIQVAILYTSKEGERRVRCLNMSFVVTSMIGNVFKFADQEACVAVLLKAGLSQVTQRSLRDIRKSLTDRANRVLLMYRKHCAPAVQHGQLILPEGFKLLPLYALCMTKSKPIKGGSVSSDVRMHYTRHVKALPPTRVLMLLYPRLLAIHDLAPAAGFADSNTGRLVLPRFMRNSHSWMVAEGAYLMINGEIAMLWLGQAVSPQIINDLYGVDNLEDLDVRITRLPNLPTLLSTQIRNILTHLSSPHLVDQELPVIIVRQNMDGAEVEFANQLVEDSNNDALSYTDYLMTAHREITNDLSGGKGDSWRPW; encoded by the exons ATGGCGCCTCGCACAAGATACGCCATAGATCCTTCGTTGACGGGCCACCCACAGGTCCCAGCGcctcagcagcaacaaTGGCCGCAACCAGAGTACATTCAAGCAGCTCAGCCGGGCTATCAGCCTGAAAGGTACCAGCAGCAGGCGCACTTGGACCCAAATTCGATGCCTCAATTGCATAATGTCCCCGAAAAAGATCTTCGACCAAGTGGACCATATGCTCCTACGCAGTCCAGTTATCACGCGATACATCCTTCACAACAGTTACAGCCgaaacagcagcaacaagaAATGCAGTCGCCGAGGGCTACTCCACCTCCAAACCATATTCCACCGCCACCTCATTCTTCCGGACCCACTATGAGCGGGATGAGGGTTAGAATAGATCCGAGTCAAGTGCCAAACCCTATTGAAGCTCAGGAGCTGGATCAAAACTTGtacgaggacgaggattTTTTAAGTTGTCAAACCCGTGGTCTGATTCCATTGGTAGGGACTGATTACAGGGGCGTGGACCAAG GCAATTCATTgcctcgtcatcttcgAGCTACGCTTCCATGCGTTCCGTCAAATGGTCAGCTTCTCGACACTACCGCGCTTCCTTTCGGTATCCTGGTTCAACCTTTTGCACCGTTACGGTACGACGAAGCTCCTGTTCCATGCGTTTCCAGTTGGGTTTCAGGGCAAAGCGCTTTCGATCCCCCAGCATTTAAGGGTGAAACATGGGGAGCggagggggaaggagatgaacaAGGCCCGCCGAGGTGTGACAAATGCAGAGGGTACATCAACCCATGGATTAGATTTGTCgatggtggaagaaagTGGACGTGTAACTTATGTGGAGTTCTCAATGAGG TGCCGCCGCAGTACTTTTGCCATCTCGCTCCCAATGGCCAACGTCTTGATCATGCTGAAAGGCCGGAACTTCAATTTGGCACTGTTGACTTTCCTGTACCTCCTTCGTACTGGGCTCTGCAACCTCCTTCTGGGTCTTTACTCGACTCCATTGACTCGGACGCGCTCGCTTCGACAGCGCACGATCTTTTGGGTGGCCTGCAAGCGTCTCTTGGACAAAGTCAACCCCATATTCCTACTGGAAAAGAacagagagaaaaagaaaaggaaaaggaaaaggagagaaagaaattCAGAAAACCTATCGCGTTGAGTCGTGTTTTTGTCCTTGATGTCAGCGCACATGCGGGAGAAAATGGAGTTGCCAGACAAGTTTGTGAGAGGATCAGAAAGGCTATCTACGGAAGCAAAGAAAGCGGGAatgtggaagaggagctgCTGGGAGAAGGACAACGAATTGGATTCGTGTCTGTGGGAGAAACTGTATCTTTCTGGAACCTTTCC TCTCATCTGCATGCGCCATCACAGGCAGTCGTTTCAGATCTCGATGACATGTTTATACCTTTTACCGCTGGCTTCCTCGTTGATCCGCAAGAATCCCGCGCGCAAATTGAACATCTATTGGAACTTTTGCCGAACTTGGCGgagcaaggaagagagggtgGGAGGGTCGCCGCGGGCTCTGCTATTGTTGGAGCTTTGGCTGGTCTT AAGCACACCGGTGGCCAGatcaatctcttcctcacgTCTTTGACCACACATGGTCTTGGTACCCTTACGACACGAGAGAATCCCGATTATTACAACACCGACAAAGAACGGACACTCTTCACCCCTTCACAATGGTATCTCACCACGGCCGACCAACTTGCCGAAGCAGGTGTCGGCGTtaatctcttcttgttcccCAGCGCTTATACCGATATTGCCAGTCTTGGTGCCCTCGCTGCTGGAACGGGAGGTGAGACATTTTTCCACCCCAGGTTTGATGTAGTCAGAGACAGGGAAAAGATTCATAGCGAACTTCTTCAGGTGCTCACTCGGGAGACGGCTTACAATGCTACTGTGCGAGTGAGATGTTCTAACGGTCTTCGCGTCTCTGACCACCTGGGTAATTTCTATCAACGTTCGCTCACCGACTTGGAATACGCTACGATTGACTCTGCCAAATCGTTCACCGCTGTGCTCAAACACGAACATCGACTAGACGACCGGCAACCTGCGTTCATCCAAGTTGCCATCCTTTACACTAGTAAAGAAGGAGAACGAAGGGTTCGATGTTTGAATATGAGCTTTGTGGTTACAAGCATGATTGGCAATGTGTTCAAATTTGCCGACCAGGAAGCGTGTGTAGCTGTCCTTCTCAAAGCTGGGTTATCACAGGTTACGCAGAGAAGCTTGAGAGATATCCGGAAATCTTTGACGGATAGGGCGAACAGAGTGTTACTCATGTACAGAAAGCACTGCGCACCTGCTGTCCAGCACGGCCAG CTCATATTACCGGAAGGTTTCAAGCTCCTGCCCCTATACGCACTTTGTATGACCAAGTCGAAACCCATCAAAG GTGGAAGCGTCTCCTCTGATGTTCGAATGCATTACACTCGCCACGTCAAAGCTCTCCCACCAACCCGTGTCCTCATGCTCCTCTATCCCCGATTGTTGGCTATCCACGACCTTGCACCCGCTGCCGGCTTTGCCGACTCTAACACTGGGCGTCTAGTATTACCTCGCTTTATGCGCAACAGCCATAGTTGGATGGTAGCGGAAGGCGCTTATCTAATGATTAACGGAGAAATTGCGATGCTCTGGCTCGGCCAAGCCGTCAGTCCCCAGATCATCAATGATCTTTACGGTGTAGACAATCTTGAGGACCTCGACGTCCGCATAACCCGATTACCCAACTTGCCGACCCTTCTGTCTACTCAAATCCGGAACATCCTCACACATCTTTCATCCCCTCACCTTGTCGATCAGGAGTTGCCGGTCATAATTGTTAGGCAAAATATGGATGGGGCCGAAGTGGAGTTTGCCAATCAGCTAGTTGAGGATAGCAACAATGATGCTCTAAGTTACACTGACT ATTTAATGACGGCGCACAGGGAGATCACAAACGATCTCAGCGGCGGAAAGGGCGACAGCTGGAGACCGTGGTAA
- a CDS encoding expressed protein yields the protein MNALRTLPILNRPSRPASPAPPTVQSTTASAQPPSNEKPRSRSLSRQVTDKVSSLQISTNGAAIHPPAVITPSQPLAKRSSSPGSRAATPRSTASPLPAAAPGEQAPSGGYMDVIGLRLNETVNKASAGVDFKAKKGFKKGSGFAIGEAVVKELPSPPSDAYLMRAVLRISVRALSIYVTRLESLLLPSLTDVSFTAPLNIATSTAHPLNSVQYFALSVAHTAWETCEILEQTLETGQWPRFTQEALRPVMDKLDLVVSKVVQPLLLGLKRDLIASLMRTEGTSPAGGKTVGLASIPAPTTSTNGVPLTKEGSHQPVSRLTKEFSSSGHARQLAIPPCLQHFAARVDGSRKVFELIAKPCADDGEGWVTGIVVAVIWKGMCIISDRDLTPTGIRPPSPNSVARALAGLGKERDSSSNITPSPSLQGVTAKLASSLSIVPTRSQSRASSPPRQASKLDPVTHALLSLEGLIKRLVSGLVQPPSPTDDEDEHLARQALSEAIEALQSFRIISTAMNNGISSSTRLLASARRLRDDVEDPAEDELDDAMEDLQAVILFSILCRQANSILSSLPISSEKEPTLKIRHPSEVWGWQMAEYERQVLSGFSAAEEWGRRVAVALKGDIEKLLARLAEIIASQGVPEKTSKEKEAVVEAMEWVKLLGVACDAKCGLKVANAA from the exons ATGAACGCTCTCCGcacccttcccatcctcaaccGCCCTTCTCGCCCCGCCTCTCCTGCCCCTCCCACTGTCCAGTCTACTACCGCCTCCGCGCAGCCTCCTTCCAATGAAAAGCCACGTTCCCGATCCCTTTCCCGTCAAGTGACCGATAAGGTCTCCTCTTTACAAATTTCTACTAATGGCGCCGCCATTCATCCTCCAGCAGTTATCACTCCATCTCAGCCTTTGGCCAAGagatcctcttctcctggGAGCAGGGCTGCCACCCCTCGATCTACTGCgagtcctcttcctgcagCTGCCCCTGGGGAGCAGGCTCCATCGGGTGGATATATGGATGTCATCGGCTTAAGGTTGAACGAGACAGTGAACAAGGCGAGCGCCGGTGTGGATTtcaaggcgaagaaggggtTCAAGAAGGGCAGTGGATTCGCTATTGGCGAGGCTGTTGTCAA GGAACTTCCCAGCCCTCCTTCCGACGCGTACCTGATGCGCGCTGTTCTTCGCATTTCTGTTCGTGCACTCAGTATTTATGTCACCCGCCTCgaatctcttctccttccttctctcacggatgtctcctttactGCGCCTCTTAATATTGCCACATCCACCGCGCATCCTCTTAACTCTGTGCAGTATTTTGCTCTTTCTGTCGCGCACACTGCATGGGAGACTTGCGAGATCCTTGAGCAGACTCTCGAAACTGGCCAGTGGCCTAGATTCACGCAAGAGGCTTTGAGACCTGTGATGGACAAGCTCGACTTAGTCGTTAGCAAGGTTGTGCAGCCACTGTTACTTGGTTTGAAGCGAGACTTGATTGCAAGCTTGATGAGGACGGAAGGGACCTCGCCTGCAGGTGGAAAGACAGTCGGGCTTGCATCTATCCCTGCGCCTACTACTTCAACCAACGGCGTACCCCTTACCAAGGAAGGTTCCCATCAGCCTGTTTCCCGTCTTACCAAAGAGTTCTCTTCTAGCGGCCACGCACGTCAGCTTGCCATCCCTCCTTGCCTTCAACATTTTGCTGCTCGTGTCGACGGCTCTCGCAAGGTCTTTGAGCTCATCGCTAAACCTTGTGCTGACGATGGTGAAGGTTGGGTGACCGGTATAGTCGTTGCTGTTATCTGGAAGGGCATGTGTATCATCTCCGATAGGGACCTAACGCCTACTGGTATCCGGCCCCCGAGCCCCAACAGTGTCGCCCGTGCTCTCGCCGGCTTGGGCAAAGAACGAGATTCTTCGTCTAATATcactccatctccttcccttcaagGCGTCACTGCAAAACTTGCTTCATCTCTATCCATCGTGCCCACTCGCTCTCAATCCCGtgcatcttctcctccgaGACAGGCCAGCAAGCTTGATCCAGTCACCCacgctcttctttcccttgaGGGACTCATCAAACGTCTCGTGAGTGGCCTTGtccaacctccttctcctacagacgacgaagacgaaCACCTCGCGCGACAGGCCTTGTCTGAAGCCATTGAAGCCCTTCAGTCCTTCCGTATAATATCGACCGCAATGAACAACGgcatttcctcttcaacccGCTTGCTGGCATCTGCTCGTCGACTACGAGACGATGTGGAGGACCCAGCGGAAGATGAGCTCGACGACGCAATGGAGGACCTTCAAGCCGttattctcttctccattctATGCCGCCAAGCCaactccatcctctcctcgcttCCTATTTCTAGCGAGAAGGAACCCACCCTCAAGATCCGCCACCCATCCGAAGTTTGGGGTTGGCAAATGGCTGAATACGAGCGTCAAGTTCTCTCTGGCTTTTCCGCCGCCGAAGAATGGGGTCGTCGAGTCGCTGTTGCCCTCAAGGGCGACATTGAAAAGCTTCTTGCTCGCCTTGCTGAGATTATCGCGAGTCAGGGCGTGCCCGAGAAGACTTccaaagagaaggaggctgtGGTGGAAGCTATGGAGTGGGTCAAGCTGTTGGGCGTTGCATGTGATGCCAAGTGCGGACTCAAAGTGGCAAATGCGGCTTGA